The proteins below come from a single Mycolicibacterium sp. TY81 genomic window:
- a CDS encoding FadR/GntR family transcriptional regulator: protein MDIAPVTRSAVSDSVFAHLVDEILSGRVAVDDALPSERELALAFAVNRHAIREALKRLQQARLVRISHGGKTRVQDWRQTAGLDVLSTLAATGAVPALQIACDIMVMRRSVGADAARLCARNASDEQLAVIADAAAAYPAQHTDESIAADLTFWTAIVDGSGNLAYRLALNTLVAAFADIGFGSIADLGTSAELADRDAHITLAGHLVARDADAAHRVADDLLGRVVEILSAQQ, encoded by the coding sequence ATGGACATCGCACCCGTCACGCGGTCCGCGGTCAGTGACTCGGTCTTCGCGCACCTCGTCGACGAGATCCTGTCCGGTCGCGTCGCGGTCGACGACGCACTGCCGTCCGAGCGCGAGCTGGCCCTGGCCTTCGCGGTGAACCGGCACGCCATCCGGGAAGCACTCAAACGGCTACAGCAGGCCCGGCTGGTGCGGATCAGTCACGGCGGCAAGACCAGGGTCCAGGACTGGCGGCAGACGGCCGGCCTGGACGTTCTCAGCACCCTCGCCGCCACCGGCGCCGTGCCGGCGCTGCAGATCGCCTGCGACATCATGGTGATGCGCCGCTCTGTCGGAGCCGACGCGGCCCGGCTGTGCGCGAGGAACGCCTCCGACGAGCAGCTGGCGGTCATCGCCGATGCCGCTGCGGCCTACCCGGCGCAGCACACCGACGAATCGATCGCCGCTGACCTGACGTTCTGGACCGCGATCGTCGACGGCAGCGGCAACCTGGCCTACCGGCTGGCGCTCAACACGCTGGTCGCGGCGTTCGCCGACATCGGCTTCGGCTCGATCGCCGACCTCGGTACGTCCGCCGAACTGGCCGACCGCGACGCCCACATCACGCTGGCCGGGCACCTCGTTGCGCGCGACGCCGACGCCGCTCACCGCGTGGCCGACGACCTGCTGGGCCGGGTCGTCGAAATCCTTTCCGCTCAGCAGTAG